CATTGGTAAGGCACTGGTGTTTGTCACAAAAGCAGTACCATGATGATTTCACTGTCCCCTCTCATCTGAAGACCAGTATGCAAACATAAAGCAAAGTCGGGACCACTCTAATAACAAATCTGATAGAGTGAACAATGCTCCCATGTGGGGAAGCTTGTTTTGAACATCAGtactgaaaataaaaagggagTCCTCATTTTTATTGCTGAGACAAATGTGCATGTTCAGAACTTGCTGAAACACCTCTTGTGTGAGAACCACAATGGTAAAATCTAGGGAACCTAAAGACCATACTGATTTCGCTGTAGGCAAAATCAAGGTGTGGTCATTTAAAGTGTGGTCACATAAACTGGGAGTTTATACTTATTTTTCAACAGTATAATATTGTCTTTATCTTCAGtacagatcttcctgtctcctgtgaTGCCCATATACTTTATATATCatttacatgtgtgtctatgcatcatatatatatatatatatatatatatatatatatatacacatacatacacacacacagacacacacatatatatttatatttcctgtTTCAACAGTACTTGGTAGCTGAATTCAACAGAAGTACAATGTGTGGGCAAACCATTCACCTGGCTCTTAAACATGAATCAGACAGATAGCTGGATAAACTTCATTGTTTGTCCCTAGGAAGTGTGAGACTCATGTTACCTAACTATCTCCATATTATCACACCATAAACAAAAACCAGGGCAAAACCAATCCTTGTTGCTTTTACGTAATGCCTGAAGCCCTATAACAGACACTGTCCATGGCATGAGAACTCTGAAACCCTTACAGATCCGATGGCACACGGACAGTAGACACAGTAGTATCTCTTCTGTTTCAATGCTGGAATCATTCAAAATTCAGTTTCAGAGAAACAGTGAGGACAGAAGCAATGATGTAAAAGTGATGATGACAATCCAGGCAGGAAAAACTTTACCGTGACTCCTAACATACCATTTAACCCAGTAATTTTCCTTTAAGGGGAAAAAAGTCCTAAAAGGGATGATGGTAGGCTTCAAATCATTACATCTGTCACAAATTTAGGCTTATAATTAACACTCTGGGTACTGTCCTCAAAATGGACAAAACCACCAAAGTGTAATATGAAATGAAATGCAACATTCTAGACAGTGACAAAGACACATTGCATTGGGGACAGAGGTGGGGAAGATGATTATCAGACTTCTACTGATTGTAGATCAAGTTTCATAAAACATAGCATGTCTGTAATTTCTTGTGCAGTCAACAAGTTTCATTTTAGTTGTGCTTATGTTATTTGACCATGAGACCTGAACACAGGCTGTGTTTAAATATACATAGTTCAAGAAAACCATAATTCAAAACATTTTCCATATATAATTGAACAAATGCAACAAATGCTCACTCCTTCCCAAGAAATGAACCTACAGgaaagaaacactgaaaaaacACAGTCCACAATCCAGGCTATACGCACATGTTTACTGCAGTACAGCACACTGTTTTCTAAAAGCCTGCTTTcagcataaatataaataatcacattttaaaagcacTCCACACTAAGTTTTAGGTAAGTGCTGAGCAGCAGGCTAGCAGCAGCCACTTACCATTATCTTTCACAGACTGAGAATGACTCTGCATGGAGGCCTAAGTGATGATCAGGGCTGAGATCACATCTTTGTTCAGCGCACTGACTAAACGCTTTCAGGGCCTACATTTCTAAGCACCTGACCCATGGAATGCAATCATTTCAGAAAGACTAACTTTAAGGGTCTCTTCTCACATTGCTGTGACCCACAAACCCCAGACACACACCATCTTAAATGTGCAATGTGCTGCTGAGTTCTGCCACTGACACAGAGCTCAGCCCTTGAGTTCAGAAGGGGCTGGAATGCGCTTTTGGTTTTGAGCTCTAGTTGTGCTTTGCCCTGCTGCCTTTAAGGTAGCTTTTCCACCTCTTGACAAATTCTTTGAAGATTGGAGACTCATCGATGGTACTGAGCAGCTGCAGCTGGTTGATGTGGGTGGTGTGATAGTCCCAGCGGGCCAGGTTAGGAGCAATGCCCAGCATGAAGTGGCGAAGGTCATAGATGGTTCCGGAGCCAGTATCATACAAGGGCAGCATGGCTTTAAGAGATTCCATGCCACGCTCATACAAGGATCTCGCCTCTTTTCCAAGCTTCTCCCCTGCTGTTTCTTTTAGGTCATACAGCCCAATTAAAGAATACATAAagccatttaaaacaaaagagcTAGGTGTAGTTGGATATTCTTCATACCAGTCATGTTTATTCATGAACACGGCTTTAACTCCATGCTGCTCTGACAGAAACTTGTATGGGGCTGTTGCCCTTAAAGCGGAATTGAGGAATATATGGTCTTTTGTTAGAAGATAGGCCCTGACTAATGTAGACATGGCTTGCCCTTGTGCCATAGCAGAGTACCACCCTGGTTCTAAAGACTTAAACCCTTCCCCTAACTTCCGGGTCACCATAATTGGCCAGCCACCTTTCTCATCCTGGTTCCTCACTAGCCAGTCACTAGCAGCAAAGAATGCAGCCATGTGGGCTGTGGTTGAGATGGTAATGTTGTCCAGGAATCCCTTCCCTTTTGCAATCAACCTAACCACCTTTTTGGGCATGATTTTGGTTGGCTTGACAGCTTTTGTGTTGGAAAGACCCACTCCTTTCCTGAGGTCAGTGACCAGGTCTCTGGTAACTGTACTCCACGAAGTTCTGGGCCCAATGCCGTAGTATATGTCCCTGTCTTTAAAAGCAATTAGCTGGGTGTTTGAAATATAATGCACAGTGAAGAGCTGATTCTTTTCTGTGGTCTCCAGAACCACAGACACACTCCCATTTGTTAAGAGCTTGAGGTCAAATGAAATAATGAAGTCTTTTGTGTTTCCCAGCTGTAAAGACACACCTTCACTGGTTTCTGTGGGGAACAGATCAAGGACTGGTtagaataaagtatttttatactTGAAATTTAATTGCAGTTTATTCAATGATAACTACTGACCATACAAAATTAACAGTGTTGTGTTACCAGATTTTTGCTAAGTAGAAAATCTGGTGACATGAAAGTTTCTTGCATTGTCTCTGTCTGGTTTACAGAAATGGTTCAGAACAAATAACTAAGAATTGTTGATCAAACTGTTTTTTCTAGACCTTATGCCAACTGGTCAAAAAAATCACTGATTATTTTAATATAGTTATTCcataaaagggagaaaaatagCCAAAAGCTGATTCAAAGCATATTATTACAAGAGAGTTCTAGATAGAATGGTATATATGAAATTTCATTTCTAATGCAGCTGGTATTTCTTGCCTTATATTCTAAGTGTTTTATATTCCAGACCTTACATGATACCTGTTTAGCCATGAGTGTGCACTGTTTCACTCCTACTTTACAGATGTGCAACCGAGAGACACAGTCAAGTAACCTCCCAGATACAAAGGACAGAACTCACACTGTCAAGTCTGGTTCTTAATTTGATgttgaaaagtatttttttttatattctctggaatcataaacaaaattattGGAAATTAAACAATGGGCTCATGTATAAGgtaaagagagggaaggagaaagtacACTTTGGAGTTAAAAATCCTTCACAGTTCCTGTTCAACCAGCAGCtctgaaaaagtaaaacagaCCTTCCCAAGTCCCAGTTTCTTCAAGTGTTGGCAGAGACAGTATCACTTTGAAGGTTAATTTTGACAACTTAAAGAAGTCAGTGGCTTAGAACAGTGATAAATGCTGGTGACTACTCCCACTAATTACCACACACTAACAAAATGGTAAAATCTGTTTTATTTGacaaattatgaaatatgaaatttctCTTGTATAGCCAGGGCACAGCAATGGCTGGCTCTAACAATTACCCACTGTGTATATTAAAACCAACTAGCAACAAaagataatctctctctctctttctctctctctctctctctctctctctctctctctctctctctcctctctctctctctctcccacaaaaacacacacacacacacacacacacacacacacacacacacacacacacacgccacataaattaactcgctctgtagaccaggctggcctcaaaatcagatctgtctgcctctgtcccccaagtgctgggattaaaggtgtgcaccacttccACCCAATAGAACATCTTAATCTTTCCATGGCTTAAATTTTTCCAAACATACCCACATACAACTTTCATTTGGTCCTCACTCTTCTGAGGGTGGTAAAACATGGATTATTTCTGCTTTAAAGATGAAGACATACAGGTTTTGTGAGGTTAAGCAACTACTAGTCTAGCAGGGACTATGATCCAGGTTTCAGGTTCCAAGTACAAATACTGTGAGGAAGACAAATGACACTGGAAATAATATGCTCAAAAGAATGTTCAGTGGAGGTTCCTTCTCTCAGACCTAGCCACAGAAGTAGATCTGTGCTTTCAGCAGTCCTTGAGAGGATCTGCATGTAGTGTCACAGGAACAAAGACCAGATCAGCCTGAACAGCACTGGCTTGTGAAGTCAAGCCTCTAAACGCTGGATCCCAGCAGTACAGATACACACGGCCTGGGGCTCTTAATGACTTCATTTGATGGAGCAGACAATTATGGAAATTGTACCAAGAATGAGTACACCATAGCAGACTTATGAATCAAATAATGCCTGGGTGACGGCTTAAAAATTGACCACAATAGTAGAATCTTAGTTCAGCAAAATCCTTTTTATCTGTCAAAATGTCAGCATGCATTTCTCACTAACTAGTACTTTCCTCCTTCCTAGTAAAAGGAAATCTGGAGCTGAGTTCAGCTACCTGAAACACTGTGGAATTCAGAAGTACAAGATTAGATTATACTTAGCATAGCACATTATCTTGAGTcctatttttatcattattaagtATTACATATGCTTTGGCAGACTGGTTAACAATGCCCCATCTTAGTCCAGATGAAAGGAAGCAGAAATCCATTTCCTCCCAGAATTACGGTCTAATTTTTCACCTTATTTATACAAACTGAACTAGTGACAGGGTTTAACCAATCCTCTTATTCTGTCTTAATATACCAGATGTGTCCAAAGGATTCAGTAAAGAATGAACCCTTAAAAACTCCAATTACTAATTTTTGTAAGCCCTTGACACTAATAAAGGGGGTTCTCCCGAGACATATAGTGACAGACAAGAAGTCACAGCCCTCACTCAGTCAACAATTGGAGTCTTCCCAACAATTATATGAAACCAGTTTTTCAATTTCAATATGTGGGAAGTTCCCTAATCTGTCAGACTACTGCAGGGTCAGAGTGGTAGCATAAGAGATGGTGTGGCAAATAGAAAACTCAGCAGATGAAGTTCTGAGCTCTCCTTAGAACACTGTGCTGTCTGGAGACTCCTTCCAATCTACTAACAGAAATTTGACTTCCTGACAGTTTGGATTTGCACAAGCCCATGGCCTATTTTCTGAGAAGTTATTTCCAGGAGCTACTGAAACTTTGTTTGGTATAGATGGTATATGTGTTATATTAACAAAGGAGGACAAACATGCTGCCAATTATTTTCTAGATTTGACACTAAAAGCACAAGTACTAAaaactatcaccaccaccaccaaaaccaaacagaagagTGGGACTACATCAAGCTATAAAGTGTAgcaattaacaaaatgaaaaggcaaaaactataaaacaagagaaaacaactGCACACTATAGATCTGAAAAGGTGTTAATATCCAacaatatatgaagaactcaataggaaacaaaatcaattaattaaagtATGCACAAAGTGTCTGAACAGACATTTTCCCAAAGTCACAAATAGCCACAGGGTATATGCAAAGGTGTTCATCCCTTATCTCAAGGGAAGTATAAACAAAACCACAGCAAAATGCCACCCACCATTTATTAGGGCTATCAAGGATAGCACAGACACTAACAAAGTTCAGCTTCAGATATGGAGACAAAGGATTCTTGTGCACTTTGTGAGGGAATGTAAATTGGTCCAGCCATTACAGCAATTTGAATAAaggtccccctcccccaattaaaACCAGAACTTCAGGTGAACCAGGAATCCCACTTCTGCATCCATACTTACCAAAGGAAATACAATTAGTATCACAGAGATACATGGGTGAGAGATAACCTACGTACACTGCAAGATTAGTGGAAATAGCCTGTGTGCAGTGATGGGTAGGTGGATAAGGTGGTGTTTGTAATTTCCAGTTGTAAAAGAGAAGAAATCCTGCTATCTGAGAGCCAATGCTTAGAAAAGCAGATACTGAATGTGGAATGTCTACTATACTCTAATTATATTAAACATTACTAGTAATTAGTAAGAAAGCTGAACTCACAGACATAGAATAATGTATTTAGGAACTGGGAGCTGGGGGAAATAGGGAGATGGAGGTCAAAGAATACAAGCTTTCACACTCAAATGCAACATGACAAACTGGAGATGATATTGTCTCACACACTAAGATAAGCTGACATTTTCTACACTCTTACCAACATACACACTATTTCTATGAAGTGATGGATATGTAAGTTctcttccattttcatgtttttaaaagatttttattacttttaactatgtatttgtgtgtgggttgGTGCATGAGAGTGCAGGTGCCACAGGGGACTaggggcatcagataccctggaagaagagttataggtgattgtaagccacctgacatgagtgctggATTCCAGCCCTTTGTAAACTACTATCTTGATCCTGGTAATCAATTTACAACATATATCTGCATCAAAGCATTATATTGTACaccttaaatatatacaaattcaTTAGTCAGTTACactcataaagctgggaaaacagaacAGTCTTTAAGTCAGTATCCTCACATAAAGCATAAGCTACCACCATTTATTCATTCCTCATCAACAGGTTTACTACATCAAATGGAAAACAGCTCTGCTCAAACCTGGATGAATGCTGAGAGATGAGGGTCAGGcaggaaaaaagggggaggggaagtacTCAGCAGCAGCTGGGACAAACAGCTaaacaagagaaaggaagaggagagatcaCAAAAGTGGAAGGATAAGAATGCTTTGGGAAAGTTAACTGAAATCATGAGGGTCTACATCATTCtatttgagaattaaaaaaaaaaaaacagccagatatggtggcatatgcctgcaaTTTCAGCACcgagaaagaggcagaaagatcaagagttcaagctAATtccatcctcaactacatagtgagtttgaggccagcaaaaGCTACTTTGAGACTCtatttaaatctctctctctctctctctctctctctctctatatatatatatatatatatatatatatatatatatggtttttttaaaaaaggaaaacattatttaacaaataaataaaagtatgttGCAGACTTATAGAATGGTccccaccatgtgtgtgtgttgatttttttaaggctgggtctcactatgtagtccaggctgctctggaactcatgaccttcctgcttctgcttcctaagcaATGGGATCACAGGTGTACTACTATACTCTGCTTATAAAATCATTCTCTCCTCAAAGTGATTTTGTTCCCtttttgggaggaaaaaaaaaactcctttggggaaaaggtcaagaaagaaaaataatctccaGTTCTCTAGAGCCCCAGCTTACTCATACCTACGATTTTAAGAACAAGTCCCAACTTGTCAACTATGCTCCAGACTGTTTCCCACAAAGCTGTATTTCCCAAACACTTCTCATGCCTCACAGCCATGTTTCAATGATACCATTGACTCTTGCTCTCCCTTGACTCTTGCTCTCATGCAGCTGCAATCACTCTCCCTCATCCTTACAGTACAGCTCCCAGAACATACAGAATAACAAGTGCATGCCACTCCTAGCTAGCATACTTACCAATAGGGAGCAACTCTGAGGAGGTGTATCCTCCTAACAACATGGCTTTCAACAGTTCTCTGTGTGCTTGAaacctccccccaccaaaaaaaaaaaaaagtggtttttaTCTCCAGCAACTGGCCACTAAATGAATGACAGGCTAAAGTGGTGAAGATTCCTCATTGCAGGATGTGTGAATCTACCTTTTTACATTCCTCAAGGCATCTAAAAGCATAACTGAAATCTGTTGCTGTCAACAGGCCAGAGTTAGACCATTCTAAGAAAACCCTCCAGAAACTCCAGACTGATGAAAGATACAATTTTCTACCAACATCTAAACAACGCTATCAAAGTAAAACCAAACTCCTTGGGTTCACCCAAAACAAAATGTTCACTTCCTAGGTATAAAACAACTATTCTTAAGCATTTTCTTCTAACTTCTCATCTAGCCATGGGAGGTGTTTTATAATAAGCAAAGACCATCTATATACTTGAGTATCACAAAACATCATGGGAGAAAAGATGTTCTAGTCTCAATAAAACTAAAGGTCACCCTTTCTTTGCAAGGCATTAACATTCCTAAATGCATTACTCAAGCCCCTATAAGGATGTGGCTTTCCCGGTCTATCATCAATAAAGAAGGAGACAATACAAAGGAGGTCTaaccctctttcttctcttttatttaccCATTCCAggttggagggaggagaaatgagCTCTAAACCTGACAAAATTTCATTAAGCCTGAGGTGCTAAGATTATTTCACTGTCTTTTTAAGTAATGGACTCATTAATTCTCATGGATATTGATTAGTACAGGAAAATACATTACATCCCAATTAATGAGACTGTCTCAGTAAAAGGGAAATGTTGCATAAGGTTAATTTGATCTTATAAATGgttttattaatgaaaatggTTTTAAATGAAGTTTCAGATAATTTAGTACACTAACAAAATTCAGAATGAGAGCAGGCCTATTTGGTAGTGCTataatttcttagaaaaaaataaaatgctattagttaaaaaaaatatacaaaggaaagGATGGCTCTTGcagttaaaacaaaatttaacctAGGGCAGAATCACTTAAAAATTCAACTATGCTATGCTGACATTATAAGCCAAGGAAGATTGAGTATGTACTACGCAGTGGCAGAATGTACAAAATCCTGGGTCAGATTCCAGTACCAAAGACTAAAGCAAACCAGAGAACTTCATTTCAGGGGATATAGACCCCAGAAGGCACACAACAACTCTATCTACATTTTTGCATCACTCTATAGCTTAATTCTTCACACAGTAAATTAACTCGTTTTCATAACACTCGTTTTCAGTTGTTCACTTTTGGGGGATTTCACTTAGATGACATcttttatgtatataacataaaGAAAGGGCTtgctatgttttttaaaaaaaacattaaaaaatttaaaggtacaCCAATTTGCTATAAGACAATTTAAATGTAAGACACATACAGTACAAAACTCACCTGGAGCAATAAACTGTTTAACATTAGTGGATCTAGACTTGTCAGCCACACTTGCCATGAAGCAGCCCTTGGGCACGGTCCATTCTGTAGGTCTGACATTTCTGTCCCTTTCTTCTGCTGTCTCATATACCTCTATGTGAGGGGGTTTCTCGGTTAGATTCTTACTGTAATGACTTAGTCCATACTGTGCAATCTGGATTGGGTAGAAATAGCCTTGAGGGCCCCATTGTGTAGATAATGGCACacctataaaaaacaaacaacaaatcacTAAACCTACAGTGAGGAGCCATTCCGAGGACATTCTTCACTGTTGCATGTCTGAGAAATGTTTTAGGGTTATCTGCAACTTGAagcttttttttcctgcctttctgCTGTGTGTTCTGTTCTATTGATCAATTTTAATTCTTACACTGATTATACATTATTGTACATCTTTGTAatcactcatttttaaaaagattattcatATATAAACTGATCTTTCATTAGGTAATGAAATATTTAACTTTGGGAGACTACATCATGAAGAAAGAGTACGGGTGTTAGAAAGCTTATCAGTAGCCTGGGTCTCATTGCCTGTCTAGTCCCTGTATTAGTACagtttttattggtgtgtgtgtgtgtgtgtgtgtgtgtgtgtgtgtgtgtgtgtgtgtgtttgtacatgtagGGATTGAACTCCAGGCCTTGCACATATTAGGCGAATGCTgcatcactgagccatatccctggTCTAGTAACTTTATTGTTTTGAAGCACAATTCTGGAGATTGGTGCCTTGACCTCACTGATGAGATTCTGAGTCAGGTTAATGGAATAATCCTATTTATTCAGTCTGGTCTTATTGCTGCCCTTAAATCACACCAACTGGAAAGTTTCAATAGGTTTATATTtcacctgtttcttcttgctgAGACAGAGCAACAATGAAAGGTCCCTTCCCATTAAGCTATGAGTGGCTGTGTAACTAACATCTTCAGTTTCTTAGTCCTTAATACAATCAAACTAGAAAAACCCAAGTACAGCAAACAGATACCAACCTTCAACTCCACTTATACACTTGACTCTGTCTCGGACTTCGACATTGTAGCCTTCAAAGGACATAAATACACCATCAGGGTGGTAAGGGGCTCTCTGTGCATAGACTTTGGAATAGCTATGAGAGAATTCAAATCGGTCATAGCCATCATACTGGACCACCTTTCCGTAAACATCAAAGTATTTCTCTACCCAAGTGAATGGAAGAAAAACTTCATTCCCTTCTCGTCTCCCTTTAATTGTGTGTTCATCATTTATGAGGCAGTCAATCTCCTCATATTTGAGACCTAACACCTTGCTTCCCCCATTGCTATTGAAGCCCCCAACGATAGGGGGTGCTTTCTGCTGctcctgaggaaatgcctcctcctgctgctgcttggCCATGTGGTTGGCATAGT
This genomic stretch from Cricetulus griseus strain 17A/GY chromosome 4, alternate assembly CriGri-PICRH-1.0, whole genome shotgun sequence harbors:
- the Glce gene encoding D-glucuronyl C5-epimerase, which codes for MRCLAARVNYKTLIIICALFTLVTVLLWNKCSSDKAIQFPRHLSGGFRVDGLEKRTAASESNHYANHMAKQQQEEAFPQEQQKAPPIVGGFNSNGGSKVLGLKYEEIDCLINDEHTIKGRREGNEVFLPFTWVEKYFDVYGKVVQYDGYDRFEFSHSYSKVYAQRAPYHPDGVFMSFEGYNVEVRDRVKCISGVEGVPLSTQWGPQGYFYPIQIAQYGLSHYSKNLTEKPPHIEVYETAEERDRNVRPTEWTVPKGCFMASVADKSRSTNVKQFIAPETSEGVSLQLGNTKDFIISFDLKLLTNGSVSVVLETTEKNQLFTVHYISNTQLIAFKDRDIYYGIGPRTSWSTVTRDLVTDLRKGVGLSNTKAVKPTKIMPKKVVRLIAKGKGFLDNITISTTAHMAAFFAASDWLVRNQDEKGGWPIMVTRKLGEGFKSLEPGWYSAMAQGQAMSTLVRAYLLTKDHIFLNSALRATAPYKFLSEQHGVKAVFMNKHDWYEEYPTTPSSFVLNGFMYSLIGLYDLKETAGEKLGKEARSLYERGMESLKAMLPLYDTGSGTIYDLRHFMLGIAPNLARWDYHTTHINQLQLLSTIDESPIFKEFVKRWKSYLKGSRAKHN